In Ochotona princeps isolate mOchPri1 chromosome 22, mOchPri1.hap1, whole genome shotgun sequence, the following are encoded in one genomic region:
- the PTGIS gene encoding prostacyclin synthase isoform X2 produces the protein MKEKHGDIFTVLVGGRYVTVLLDPHSYDTVVWEPRTRLDFHAYATFLMERIFDVQLPHYNPSDEKARMKPTLLHRDLQALTEAMDSNLRTVLLGDAGGGWHQTGLLEFAYSSLLRAGYLTLYGVEASPRTEQSQTQDRTHSAEVFHTFRQLDLLLPKLARGSLSAGDKDLVCSVKSRLWKLLSPTTLATRAQRSSWLESYLLHLQEMGVSDKMQARALVLQLWATQGNMGPAAFWLLLFLLKNPEALAAVRSELERSLEQPVSQRTALPQKVLDNMPVLDSVLSESLRLTAAPFITREVVTDMALPLADGREFALRRGDRLLLFPFLSPQRDPEIYPDPEAFKYNRFLNPDGSMKKDFYKDGKRLKNYSLPWGAGHNQCLGRTFATNSIKQFVSLVLLHFDLELLDADVEVPEFDLSRYGFGLLQPEHEVPVRYRFRP, from the exons GTGCTGGTGGGAGGCAGGTATGTCACCGTCCTCCTGGACCCGCACTCCTACGACACGGTGGTGTGGGAGCCTCGCACCAGGCTGGACTTCCACGCCTACGCCACCTTTCTCATGGAGAGGATTTTTGACGTGCAGCTGCCCCATTACAACCCCAGCGATGAGAAGGCCAGGATGAAACC GACTCTGCTCCACAGAGACCTGCAGGCGCTCACAGAGGCCATGGACAGCAACCTCCGCACAGTCCTGCTGGGCGATGCAGGTGGCGGCTGGCATCAGACGGGGCTGCTCGAGTTCGCCTACAGCTCTCTGCTCAG GGCCGGCTACCTGACCCTGTACGGAGTGGAGGCTTCACCACGCACCGAGCAGAGCCAGACTCAGGACCGCACCCACTCGGCCGAAGTCTTCCACACCTTCCGCCAGCTCGACCTGCTGCTCCCCAAACTGGCTCGAGGCTCCCTGTCGGCAG GGGATAAGGACCTTGTGTGCAGCGTCAAAAGTCGCCTGTGGAAGCTGCTGTCCCCAACCACGCTGGCCACCCGAGCTCAGCGGAGCAGCTGGCTGGAAAGCTacctgctgcacctgcaggagaTGGGCGTGTCAGATAAGATGCAGGCACGGGCCCTGGTGCTGCAGCTCTGGGCCACACAG GGGAACATGGGACCTGCCGCCTtctggctgctgcttttcctgctcAAGAACCCCGAGGCCCTGGCTGCCGTCCGCAGTGAGCTCGAGCGAAGCCTGGAGCAGCCAGTCTCGCAGAGGACCGCCCTTCCACAGAAGGTTCTAGACAACATGCCTGTGCTTG ACAGCGTACTGAGCGAGAGCCTCAGGCTCACGGCTGCGCCCTTCATCACCCGTGAGGTCGTGACGGACATGGCCTTGCCCTTGGCAGATGGGCGGGAATTCGCCCTGCGACGTGGTGACCGCCTCCTTCTCTTTCCGTTCCTGAGCCCCCAGAGGGACCCAGAGATCTACCCAGACCCAGAG GCATTTAAGTACAACCGATTCCTGAACCCTGATGGCTCAATGAAGAAAGACTTTTACAAGGACGGAAAACGCCTGAAGAACTACAGCCTGCCCTGGGGAGCAGGGCACAACCAGTGCCTGGGACGGACCTTTGCCACTAACAGCATCAAACA ATTTGTGTCCCTAGTGCTGCTGCACTTTGACCTGGAGCTTCTTGACGCCGATGTGGAGGTGCCCGAGTTCGACCTTAGCAGGTATGGCTTCGGCCTGCTGCAGCCAGAGCACGAGGTCCCTGTGCGCTACCGCTTCCGGCCCTGA